The nucleotide window GCGGGCACCGCTGAGTATTTCCGAAAGGTGCTTTTTACGGTAGCACTAGCCCAGAAACTAAGCGCCATACCCGGCACTAAAAACAGCAAATACATCGGGTCGAAATAAAACATGCCGGCAAGATAATCATGCAAGGCAAAAAGGCAAGACAGTAGTGGAACAGCACAGTGAATCGCGGGGGATAGTTTGATGAAAACATTGGGAAATAACTTCTTAAAAGGACTGCTCATCGTAGGTCCCTTAGCTATTACGCTCTACGTCGTATACGCCGTTGTAAACGGCATCGACCGCTTGCTTAATATTCCCATTCCCGGCCTGGGCTTGCTGCTTACCGTCAGCGCCATCACATTCATCGGCCTCGTCGCTTCAAATGTGGTCGGCAGACGCCTTTTGCGATTGGCGGAAAAACTCCTAAACCGCTTGCCTTTTGTGCGTTTCCTTTACAGCGCTATCAAAGACCTCGTGAGCGCCTTTGTGGGTGAGCGCCGTGGTTTTGATCGACCTGTTATGGTGCAGCTAAGCGAAAACCCGTCAATTGCGGTGATGGGCTTTCTAACCACCGAAGAAGCCGTTACTCCTGAGCTAGCCGATCACGTCACAGTCTACCTCCCTCAATCTTACAATTTCGCCGGCAATCTTATTTTGGTTCACCGGAGCGCAATACGGCCGCTAAACGTCGAAAGCAGCCGTTTGATGGCGCTTATTGTCTCAGGAGGCGTCTCATCGACCGCCAACAAGGCCACCATGCCTCCGCAAGCACCACGCTAGCGCTTCTGAAAAGGACATTCAAAAATCGCTCCGCACCTGAACCTCGAGAGTGTCTACGAAAACAACCACCTGTAAGAGCTTGTAAGCATTACGCTATCCATTTGACTGCAACGCCCAAGCACCAGTAAGATCAGCTTATGCGTCTATTATGTCTGTGGGTCGCTGCGCTGCTCATGAGTTGTGCAGGCAGCTTGGATAACAAAGATCAATTTCAAGGTGACGGTGGAAGCTCCGCCGATACCGGAACCGACACAGGGACAGTGCCAAACGATGCTGGCACCACGCCCATGTCGCTCTGTAATCTCGCATCTCCTGCTCAGGTCATCACCGATTCCTGCTTAGGAGCGGGTTGT belongs to Myxococcales bacterium and includes:
- a CDS encoding DUF502 domain-containing protein, translated to MKTLGNNFLKGLLIVGPLAITLYVVYAVVNGIDRLLNIPIPGLGLLLTVSAITFIGLVASNVVGRRLLRLAEKLLNRLPFVRFLYSAIKDLVSAFVGERRGFDRPVMVQLSENPSIAVMGFLTTEEAVTPELADHVTVYLPQSYNFAGNLILVHRSAIRPLNVESSRLMALIVSGGVSSTANKATMPPQAPR